The Nocardioides panzhihuensis genome has a segment encoding these proteins:
- a CDS encoding DNA glycosylase AlkZ-like family protein, translating into MILTERQLNRTLLLRQHLLSRASLTPAEMIEHLVGLQAQESLPPFLGLAARLESFDPYALSAQLESSALVRLSSLRSTIHMHTAADAALIRAWTQPVHDFYTQRVEIVRPAAQLEGFVEAVEDVLALGALPNAALEAGLVEHFPGIPAKALGLRARNELPLVQLPPRGLWKGSGGLVYDLLPRWTGVSPVVADDVVQDLAPQIVRRYLLAYGPASAADITTWSSLTRLGPVIKRIDGLVTYRDEAGKILYDVPDAPLATGDEHAPVRLLGRFDNLWLSHANRERITAKGTRKEWGIGGGGAVMIAGGHLVGLWKQVDGKVEVVKLLRDLTPDERDELAEETVRVESLLAS; encoded by the coding sequence GTGATCCTCACCGAACGGCAGCTCAACCGGACTCTCCTGCTGCGCCAGCACCTGCTGTCGCGGGCCTCGCTCACCCCGGCCGAGATGATCGAGCATCTTGTCGGCCTGCAGGCGCAGGAGTCGCTGCCGCCGTTCCTCGGGCTGGCCGCGCGGCTGGAGTCGTTCGACCCCTACGCGCTCAGCGCACAGCTCGAGTCGAGCGCGCTGGTCCGGCTCTCCTCGCTGCGCTCGACGATCCACATGCACACCGCTGCCGATGCGGCGCTGATCAGGGCATGGACCCAGCCGGTCCACGACTTCTACACCCAGCGGGTCGAGATCGTCCGCCCCGCGGCGCAGCTCGAGGGATTCGTGGAGGCGGTCGAGGACGTACTCGCCCTGGGTGCGCTGCCCAACGCGGCCCTCGAGGCCGGTCTGGTCGAGCACTTCCCCGGCATCCCGGCCAAGGCGCTGGGCCTGCGCGCGCGCAACGAGCTGCCACTGGTCCAGCTGCCGCCGCGAGGCCTCTGGAAGGGCTCGGGCGGGCTCGTCTACGACCTGCTGCCGCGCTGGACGGGTGTGTCACCGGTCGTCGCCGACGACGTCGTCCAGGACCTGGCGCCGCAGATCGTACGCCGCTACCTGCTCGCCTACGGGCCGGCGAGCGCCGCGGACATCACCACCTGGTCGTCGTTGACGCGGCTCGGCCCGGTGATCAAGCGGATCGACGGACTGGTGACCTACCGCGACGAGGCCGGAAAGATCCTCTACGACGTCCCGGACGCGCCGCTCGCCACCGGTGACGAGCATGCACCCGTCCGGTTGCTGGGAAGGTTCGACAACCTCTGGCTCTCCCACGCCAACCGGGAGCGGATCACGGCGAAGGGGACCCGCAAGGAGTGGGGGATCGGAGGCGGTGGCGCGGTCATGATCGCGGGCGGTCACCTCGTCGGTCTCTGGAAGCAGGTCGACGGCAAGGTCGAGGTCGTCAAGCTGCTCCGCGACCTCACCCCCGACGAGCGGGACGAGCTCGCCGAGGAGACCGTACGCGTCGAGTCGCTGCTCGCGAGCTGA
- a CDS encoding Gmad2 immunoglobulin-like domain-containing protein translates to MRSTRTRPAGCIIALALCGVLASGCGDGNAVAEDPEVSAQPSEKPSALPRTSALITLSAPAEGAAVSESFEASGKANSPEANVPWEVRDGSGETVLEGAVTAEGWMDKLYPWKTTIDVSELEPGTYLFIARTDDTSDGEGKPAEEVGARITVE, encoded by the coding sequence ATGAGGAGCACACGTACGCGTCCGGCTGGCTGCATCATCGCTCTTGCGCTCTGCGGCGTACTCGCCAGCGGTTGCGGGGACGGGAACGCCGTCGCCGAGGACCCGGAGGTCTCGGCCCAGCCGTCGGAGAAGCCGTCGGCGCTGCCGCGTACCTCCGCGCTGATCACACTGTCGGCTCCGGCCGAAGGTGCGGCGGTCTCGGAGAGCTTCGAGGCCTCCGGCAAGGCCAACTCACCTGAGGCGAACGTGCCGTGGGAGGTCCGGGACGGCTCCGGGGAGACGGTCCTCGAAGGGGCCGTGACCGCCGAGGGCTGGATGGACAAGCTCTATCCGTGGAAGACGACGATCGACGTCTCCGAGCTCGAGCCCGGGACGTACCTCTTCATCGCCCGCACCGACGACACCTCCGACGGCGAGGGGAAGCCTGCGGAGGAGGTCGGCGCGAGGATCACTGTCGAGTAG
- a CDS encoding 16S rRNA (uracil(1498)-N(3))-methyltransferase has translation MTLPVHLVESLAGTRVGDAVEVGGDEGHHAVVVRRLRVGEEVVLTDGAGEGVTGTITATTKKSMTVRVDEIVLGDAPPEPALTVVQALPKGDRGELAVEMLTEIGAARIVPWAAARSVAVWKGERAVKSLARWRATAREAAKQSRRLWHPEVEQMATTDAVVTMIEEADAAVVLHEEGTLPLGAVPVVDAGTILVVVGPEGGLTEDEIALFEKAGATTIRLGDEVLRTSTAGVAASAALLARTRRWA, from the coding sequence ATGACGCTTCCTGTTCACCTCGTCGAGTCGCTCGCCGGCACCCGTGTCGGCGACGCCGTCGAGGTGGGCGGCGACGAGGGACATCACGCCGTCGTCGTGCGCCGTCTCCGGGTCGGTGAGGAGGTCGTGCTCACCGACGGCGCCGGCGAGGGCGTCACGGGCACGATCACGGCGACCACCAAGAAGTCGATGACCGTACGCGTCGACGAGATCGTCCTCGGCGACGCCCCGCCCGAGCCTGCGCTGACGGTGGTCCAGGCGCTTCCCAAGGGTGATCGCGGCGAGCTCGCTGTCGAGATGCTCACCGAGATCGGCGCCGCCCGCATCGTCCCGTGGGCGGCGGCCCGCTCGGTCGCGGTCTGGAAGGGCGAGCGTGCGGTCAAGTCGCTCGCCCGCTGGCGCGCCACCGCCCGCGAGGCGGCCAAGCAGTCGCGCCGCCTGTGGCACCCCGAGGTCGAGCAGATGGCCACCACCGACGCCGTCGTGACCATGATCGAGGAGGCCGACGCCGCCGTCGTGCTCCACGAGGAGGGCACCCTCCCGCTCGGCGCCGTGCCCGTCGTCGACGCAGGCACCATCCTCGTCGTGGTCGGACCCGAGGGCGGCCTGACGGAGGACGAGATCGCCCTCTTCGAGAAGGCCGGCGCCACCACGATCCGCCTAGGCGACGAGGTCCTCCGCACCTCGACGGCAGGCGTAGCAGCCAGTGCCGCCCTGCTCGCCCGCACCCGCCGCTGGGCCTGA
- the dnaJ gene encoding molecular chaperone DnaJ, with protein MAGRPTLDPYELLGVDKDADDATIKKAYRKLARQYHPDVNPDAESQEKFKEISHAYEVLSDPQKRAAYDRGGDPFAGGFGAQGAGFSFTDIMDAFFGGAGAGGAGAGRGPRPRVRRGQDALIRLDIDLAEAAFGVTRDLKVDTAVVCDACGGEGAAEGSHPIPCETCRGQGEVAVVQRSFLGEIRTLRPCSACNGFGTVIPDPCRDCSGEGRVRSHRTLTVKIPPGVDDGTRVQLAEQGEVGPGGGPAGDLYVEIHVAKHATFTRRGNDLHCIAKVPMTAAALGTTLNLPTLEADLVGEVADQMDPDDVSIQIDLKPGTQSGTDHVLRGRGVPGLRGGRGDLIVTVNVETPTKLDLEQEALLRQLAEMRGEESVQGQLKASHKGGVFSWFKDTLNGH; from the coding sequence ATGGCAGGAAGACCGACGTTGGACCCCTATGAGCTCCTCGGTGTCGACAAGGACGCCGACGACGCAACGATCAAGAAGGCGTACCGGAAGCTGGCGCGCCAGTACCACCCGGACGTCAACCCCGACGCCGAGTCGCAGGAGAAGTTCAAGGAGATCTCCCACGCCTACGAGGTCTTGAGCGACCCGCAGAAGCGGGCTGCGTACGACCGGGGCGGCGACCCGTTCGCTGGCGGTTTCGGCGCGCAGGGCGCGGGCTTCTCGTTCACCGACATCATGGACGCGTTCTTCGGCGGCGCCGGAGCCGGTGGTGCGGGCGCCGGGCGCGGCCCGCGTCCGCGCGTACGCCGCGGCCAGGACGCCCTCATCCGTCTCGACATCGACCTCGCCGAGGCGGCGTTCGGCGTCACCCGCGACCTCAAGGTCGACACGGCGGTCGTCTGTGACGCCTGTGGCGGCGAGGGGGCCGCGGAAGGCTCCCACCCGATCCCGTGCGAGACCTGCCGCGGCCAGGGCGAGGTCGCGGTCGTGCAGCGCTCCTTCCTGGGCGAGATCCGTACGCTGCGCCCGTGCTCGGCCTGCAACGGCTTCGGCACCGTCATCCCCGACCCGTGCCGCGACTGCAGCGGCGAGGGCCGGGTCCGCTCCCACCGCACCCTGACCGTCAAGATCCCGCCGGGCGTCGACGACGGCACCCGGGTGCAGCTCGCCGAGCAGGGTGAGGTCGGCCCCGGCGGCGGCCCCGCCGGCGACCTCTACGTCGAGATCCACGTCGCCAAGCACGCCACCTTCACGCGGCGAGGCAACGACCTGCACTGCATCGCGAAGGTCCCGATGACCGCGGCCGCGCTCGGCACCACGCTCAACCTGCCGACGCTGGAGGCCGACCTGGTCGGCGAGGTCGCCGACCAGATGGACCCCGACGACGTCTCGATCCAGATCGACCTCAAGCCCGGCACCCAGTCCGGCACCGACCACGTCCTGCGTGGCCGCGGTGTCCCCGGGCTGCGCGGCGGTCGCGGCGACCTGATCGTGACCGTCAACGTGGAGACCCCCACCAAGCTCGACCTCGAGCAGGAGGCGCTGCTGCGCCAGCTCGCCGAGATGCGCGGTGAGGAGTCCGTCCAGGGCCAGCTCAAGGCGTCCCACAAGGGCGGCGTCTTCTCCTGGTTCAAGGACACCCTCAACGGGCACTGA
- the hrcA gene encoding heat-inducible transcriptional repressor HrcA, with protein MQNERRLSVLRAIVEDYVKTEEPVGSKALVERHGLGVSPATVRNDMAALEEEGYITAPHTSAGRVPTDKGYRLFVDRLTTVKPMTAAEKRAIAGFLEGAVDLDDVVSRSTRLLSQLTRQVAVVQYPTLSRSTVRHVELVALAPTRLLLVLILSTGRVEQRLLEVTEEVSEETLASLRTQINTAVDGVVIAEAGEALRSIARPAGQPADAPHDTLAAAVAEALIEAMNDHRSDERISIGGTSNLARFGDSFDTAVRPLLEALEEHVVLLKLMGEATAGGLVTVRIGAEGPYQELSQTSVVATGYGPGDEALATLGVVGPTRMDYPGSMAAVRAVARYLSRILDEA; from the coding sequence ATGCAGAACGAACGCAGGCTCTCCGTCCTCCGAGCGATCGTCGAGGACTACGTGAAGACCGAGGAGCCGGTCGGCTCCAAGGCGCTCGTGGAGCGTCACGGCCTGGGTGTCTCGCCGGCAACCGTGCGCAACGACATGGCCGCGCTGGAGGAGGAGGGCTACATCACCGCCCCCCACACCAGCGCCGGCCGGGTGCCGACCGACAAGGGCTACCGGCTCTTCGTCGACCGGCTGACCACGGTCAAGCCGATGACCGCGGCCGAGAAGCGGGCGATCGCTGGCTTCCTCGAAGGCGCCGTCGACCTCGACGACGTCGTGAGTCGCTCGACCCGGCTGCTCTCCCAGCTGACCCGCCAGGTCGCGGTGGTGCAGTACCCGACCCTGAGCCGCTCGACCGTACGCCACGTCGAGCTGGTCGCGCTGGCTCCGACCCGCCTCCTCCTCGTGCTCATCCTCAGCACCGGTCGCGTCGAGCAGCGCCTGCTCGAGGTGACCGAGGAGGTCTCCGAGGAGACCCTGGCGAGCCTGCGTACGCAGATCAACACCGCGGTCGACGGCGTCGTCATCGCCGAGGCGGGTGAGGCGTTGCGCAGCATCGCCCGCCCCGCAGGCCAGCCCGCCGACGCCCCGCACGACACCCTCGCCGCCGCGGTGGCGGAGGCTCTGATCGAGGCGATGAACGACCACCGCTCCGACGAGCGGATCTCCATCGGTGGCACCAGCAACCTGGCCCGCTTCGGCGACAGCTTCGACACCGCGGTGCGCCCGCTCCTGGAGGCCCTCGAGGAGCACGTCGTGCTGCTCAAGCTGATGGGTGAGGCGACCGCGGGCGGACTGGTCACGGTGCGGATCGGTGCCGAGGGCCCCTATCAGGAGCTGTCGCAGACCAGCGTGGTCGCGACCGGATACGGACCGGGCGACGAGGCGCTGGCCACGCTCGGCGTGGTCGGCCCGACCCGGATGGACTACCCCGGATCCATGGCTGCGGTGCGCGCGGTGGCGCGCTACCTCTCCCGGATCCTGGACGAGGCCTGA
- a CDS encoding DUF3097 domain-containing protein: MSDRYGSDVLSGDWRKPKHGRAVETPAELGAVVEEVETDFVGEIVQIDRDLHTLTLEDRRGKRRTFPLGPGFWLEGKPVILTPPVTRVAPSKPTRTASGSVAVDDVKARVARESRIFVEGRHDAELVEKIWGDDLRIEGVVVEYLGGVDDLADHLVDFRPGPSRRVGVLVDHLVKGSKEARIAESIRRSKVGQHVLIVGHPFIDVWQAVKPDRVGLEAWPNVPRSIEWKKGICQHLGWPHRDQADIARAWKHILGRVNTFGDLEPDLLGRVEELIDFVTAEQ; this comes from the coding sequence ATGAGCGATCGCTACGGCTCCGACGTCCTGTCCGGTGACTGGCGCAAGCCCAAGCATGGGCGTGCCGTCGAGACCCCCGCAGAGCTGGGCGCGGTGGTGGAGGAGGTCGAGACCGACTTCGTCGGCGAGATCGTGCAGATCGACCGCGACCTGCACACGCTGACCCTGGAGGACCGGCGCGGCAAGCGGCGTACGTTCCCGCTCGGCCCGGGCTTCTGGCTCGAGGGCAAGCCGGTCATCCTCACTCCCCCGGTGACCCGGGTTGCGCCCTCGAAGCCAACCCGGACGGCCTCGGGTTCGGTCGCCGTCGACGACGTCAAGGCGCGGGTCGCGCGTGAGTCGCGGATCTTCGTCGAGGGCCGCCACGACGCCGAGCTGGTCGAGAAGATCTGGGGCGACGACCTGCGGATCGAGGGTGTCGTCGTCGAGTATCTGGGCGGCGTCGACGACCTCGCCGACCATCTGGTCGACTTCCGTCCGGGGCCGTCGCGCCGGGTCGGTGTGCTCGTCGACCACCTGGTCAAAGGTTCGAAGGAGGCTCGGATCGCGGAGTCGATCCGGCGCTCCAAGGTCGGTCAGCACGTGCTCATCGTCGGTCACCCGTTCATCGACGTGTGGCAGGCGGTCAAGCCGGACCGGGTCGGGCTGGAGGCCTGGCCGAACGTGCCCCGCTCGATCGAGTGGAAGAAGGGCATCTGCCAGCACCTGGGCTGGCCCCACCGCGACCAGGCCGACATCGCCCGGGCGTGGAAACACATCCTGGGGCGCGTGAACACGTTCGGCGACCTCGAGCCCGACCTGCTCGGTCGGGTCGAGGAGCTGATCGACTTCGTGACGGCCGAGCAGTGA
- a CDS encoding PspC domain-containing protein, with amino-acid sequence MATTTLSRPSNNKWIAGVCGGLGERFGINANLIRLAFVLSCLLPGPQVVVYLVLWIIMPKKSSY; translated from the coding sequence ATGGCAACCACAACTCTTTCCCGCCCCTCCAACAACAAATGGATCGCCGGCGTCTGCGGCGGTCTCGGCGAGCGGTTCGGCATCAACGCCAACCTGATCCGGCTGGCCTTCGTCCTCTCCTGCCTGCTGCCCGGACCGCAGGTCGTCGTCTACCTCGTGCTGTGGATCATCATGCCGAAGAAGTCGTCCTACTGA
- the hemW gene encoding radical SAM family heme chaperone HemW: MPSALPPGDPAPADGSLPADSLSTLGEKGLGFYVHVPFCTVRCGYCDFNTYTATELGPGVSRQTYADQAIEEIRLARRVLGASDKQVDTVFFGGGTPTLLPADDLVSMLGAIKDEFGLADDVEVTTEANPDSVDLDYLRTLRAGGFTRLSFGMQSAVPQVLATLDRTHDPERVPLVVEWAREAGFEQVSLDLIYGTPGESVADWKTSLDSALASNPDHISAYSLIVEDGTALARRVRRGEIEMPDEDDLADKYELADATLRAHGLTWYEVSNWATDETQRCRHNMLYWQGGDWWGVGPGAHSHVGGTRWWNVKHPKAYADRITSGQSPAHAREILAEEDRRVERVLLELRLADGLSTHALDDDGRAALPDQVRRGLVTVSDDTIVLTETGRLLADAVVRDLLP; encoded by the coding sequence GTGCCTTCCGCTCTGCCTCCCGGCGACCCCGCCCCCGCCGACGGGTCGCTGCCGGCCGACTCGCTGAGCACGCTGGGGGAGAAGGGGCTGGGCTTCTACGTCCACGTCCCGTTCTGCACGGTCCGGTGCGGCTACTGCGACTTCAACACCTACACCGCGACGGAGCTCGGCCCCGGCGTGAGCAGGCAGACGTACGCCGACCAGGCCATCGAGGAGATCAGGCTGGCGCGCCGGGTGCTGGGAGCCAGCGACAAGCAGGTCGACACCGTCTTCTTCGGCGGCGGCACCCCGACGCTCCTGCCGGCGGACGACCTGGTCAGCATGCTCGGTGCGATCAAGGACGAGTTCGGTCTCGCCGACGACGTCGAGGTGACGACCGAGGCCAACCCCGACTCCGTCGACCTGGACTACCTGCGGACCCTGCGCGCGGGCGGCTTCACCCGGCTCAGCTTCGGCATGCAGTCAGCGGTGCCGCAGGTGCTCGCAACCCTCGACCGCACCCACGACCCCGAGCGGGTCCCGCTGGTCGTGGAGTGGGCCCGCGAGGCCGGCTTCGAGCAGGTCTCCCTCGATCTCATCTACGGCACGCCCGGCGAGTCGGTCGCCGACTGGAAGACGAGCCTCGACTCCGCGCTGGCCAGCAACCCCGACCACATCTCGGCCTACTCCCTCATCGTCGAGGACGGCACGGCTCTGGCGCGCAGGGTCCGGAGAGGCGAGATCGAGATGCCCGACGAGGACGACCTCGCCGACAAGTACGAGCTGGCCGACGCCACCCTCCGAGCGCACGGCCTGACCTGGTACGAGGTCTCGAACTGGGCCACCGACGAGACCCAGCGCTGTCGTCACAACATGCTCTACTGGCAGGGCGGCGACTGGTGGGGTGTCGGTCCCGGCGCGCACAGCCACGTCGGCGGCACGCGGTGGTGGAACGTCAAGCACCCCAAGGCGTACGCCGATCGCATCACCAGCGGGCAGAGCCCGGCCCACGCCCGCGAGATCCTGGCGGAGGAGGACCGGCGCGTCGAGCGCGTCCTCCTCGAGCTCCGCCTCGCCGACGGGCTGTCCACTCACGCCCTCGACGACGATGGCCGTGCGGCCCTGCCCGATCAGGTACGCCGCGGCCTGGTCACCGTCTCCGACGACACGATCGTCCTCACCGAGACCGGCAGGCTCCTGGCCGACGCGGTGGTCCGGGACCTGCTCCCCTGA
- a CDS encoding GNAT family N-acetyltransferase — translation MSVSQPDLLLDDVLDNPVWSSLTGAHAWLAEGTGLARRYRPDVSPFAAVSDPREPQAWRDLAEAVGPGGTALITGAGGVCGDGWSVLGGGEGVQLVETPRVAAAPDPEAVVLGAADVPEMLDLVARTEPGPFEKSTHTMGTYLGLRDEGRLVAMAGQRMHPDGWIEISAVCTAPEARRRGLARRLVLAVTADIHARGCRALMHASVTNTSAISVYLGLGFEQRRRTTFEMFQAAG, via the coding sequence GTGTCCGTCTCTCAGCCCGATCTTCTTCTCGACGATGTCCTCGACAACCCGGTGTGGTCGTCATTGACCGGGGCACATGCCTGGCTCGCGGAGGGGACCGGCCTCGCTCGCCGCTATCGGCCCGACGTCTCGCCCTTCGCCGCGGTCTCCGACCCGCGCGAGCCGCAGGCGTGGCGCGACCTGGCCGAGGCCGTCGGACCTGGTGGCACCGCGCTCATCACCGGAGCCGGCGGTGTCTGCGGGGACGGCTGGTCGGTCCTCGGAGGTGGCGAAGGGGTCCAGCTCGTCGAGACGCCACGGGTCGCCGCGGCGCCTGATCCCGAGGCGGTCGTGCTCGGGGCCGCCGACGTACCCGAGATGCTCGACCTCGTCGCTCGCACCGAGCCCGGACCGTTCGAGAAGTCGACCCACACGATGGGTACGTATCTGGGGCTGCGCGACGAGGGCCGCCTCGTCGCGATGGCCGGTCAGCGGATGCATCCGGACGGGTGGATCGAGATCAGTGCCGTCTGCACCGCTCCCGAGGCCCGCCGCCGCGGGCTCGCCCGCCGTCTGGTCCTTGCCGTCACCGCCGACATCCACGCCCGCGGCTGTCGGGCGTTGATGCACGCCTCGGTCACCAACACCAGCGCCATCTCGGTCTACCTGGGGCTCGGCTTCGAGCAGCGCCGGCGTACGACCTTCGAGATGTTCCAGGCGGCCGGCTAG